The following nucleotide sequence is from Mangifera indica cultivar Alphonso chromosome 17, CATAS_Mindica_2.1, whole genome shotgun sequence.
AATTAATTTTGACTGCAATGCTAACATTGGCCAGTTAACGCTTACATAGccttttttattatcttgtatAGCATCTTATTCATCCCATTTTCATTAAGTGACTGTTACTTACTTTCAGGTCCGGTCTATCATCGTTACATGATTCCTGGGCTAACAATGTAATTTGGCATCAAGGTACTAATTCTTGGCTAGTACTTATCATGATGAACTTATACTCGATAAATAATAACTGTAATCTGTCTTGCAATTCCAGGAAACCTTCTTTCACCTGATTCATGGAAGGAAGTTTTGAATGGGGCGACTGCTGTTGTAAGTTTTTCTTATTAGCCCTTCAATAGTGAGTTAGTTTAGAAAATAGCAAATCTATGCTTGTGCATATACACACAAACTGCTTTAAACCACATAATAGTGTTCTTTGTTGTATAATCATTTCATTTGCTAGTTACTTTGGAGATGATCATCTTGTCATTATTGCTTTTCACTAGTGAGATGACTGTCTCTCTGGCtaacttgaatttaatattCTAGATCTCCTGTGTTGGTGGTTTTGGATCCAACTCTTACATGTATAAGATCAATGGGACTGCAAACATTAATGCAATTAGAGCTGCTTCAGAAAAAGGTATGAATATGTAGCTGTTTAGTTCTTTTGTTTCAGtatgatttgttttttctatcACCTTTTTCTAATTTAAGGTGATACTTGCAAAAGGTGGTTTGGAATTCTATGAAGGAAAAATTTCCAGAAACATTAGACAAAATTATTTACTGATGGTTGATGTTGTGCCTCATCCAATTTGATTCAGTCAGTGACTTCCTCCAAAAGATTAAAGCTTTTCTAGTAGTCTATTATATGCCAGGCAATGGGATTATTTCACCTCTGTTGTCCCCGATTAGTCTTTACAATCTTTAAATCCTATTGAGGTGTGACATTTTTTACATAGTGAGGCTTTTTTTTATGTTTCCATGTTCTTGTTTCTTTGTGCTTATTTTCATGCTACTTAATAACCTAAGGTAAGTAAATATGGTTAAAAATTCTGTAATCTAGCAGtttttacaatataattaccttttcttttattttcttttcaaattcaaaattagattCATTTGACATTTCCTTTTGTTTGACATGCTCTCCAATAAAATTCCATCAGAGTGGGAATTTATTTTTAGGCCTTCTTTATCGGTGAAATTTTGCTCTATATAGGCTTGATTGATCATGTATAGAAACAGAATCTAGTTACTTGGGAGCATTTATGCTTTCTTATATGTGACAGGGAAGGTGGTAACAAACGCCTACCCAGTAGAGTGGACTATCAAAGAATAGGAGTTTGATTCTTTCAATGCAATATTACTATATTAGCCAGCTCCTAATAGGTCCCAATCAAAGCtactataatttttatgtaaacaGGACTCTACTTATGGTGAGAACAGACCACAATAATTTGTTGTAGAATGAACTTGTTTTGTTACTGCATAACTCTTAAGTTTAAATACATAAGAAATAACTAACTCTTCCTAAACTTACTTCAACAATTACTTTAAATTAGGACTCTGACAACGGTACTCAACTAAATAGCTAGCacttatttaaataacaaaCTAATAGCTAACAGAACTGGACTCATTCCTCTACTAATAGTGGAAGAAGTCTTCCTGAGATTATGCAATTATTCCATCAAATCCTCAACAGCTCCTTGCATGGCTTCTGCACTTCTCTTTTCACGTCCCAAGTACACCATGCATGTTACATGCACAATTGTAACCTTCTATCATAAACCTTGGGTTCTTGATGGGCACACGTTGAGATCTTCTTGGCTTAACAGCTCCATTGGTTGATTGacccttcatttttttttttttttttttgaatcctGTAGGTGTAAaaagatttgtttatatatctgCTGCTGATTTTAGTGTAGCAAATTACTTGCTGCAAGGATATTATGAGGGAAAGGTAATCTTTTCTGGTATTGCTGGTAGTGAATTGGTATTAAGGATCAATAAAGTTGTTGAGAATTGGAAtggtattatttattatcatttcaCAAGGATCCTTCTAACCTACATTTCTATCCTGTTGTTTTCATTTTGTATAGAAAGCTGCTGAAACAGAGTTACTGACCAAATTTCCTTATGGAGGTGAGTTTTCCCATGTCTAGTGGTAAGCTTTTGTAGTTTTCTAATTGGTCTAGTCTTAATTAAACCATAAAAGGATTGAGAGAGGAAGCGGCAAGTGTAGATTTTTTTGAATCCAAATAgcattatcaattaaaaaaaaaaaaagcagctaTGGATTTGGGATTTGTGGGTTTAGTGATATAGTGTTCTACTATCATTAGCATATGAAACTAAAATCATTTTGTGGTTTGCGCTATGGAGACTGAATTTTCGGGTAATAGTTCTAGCTTGTTATTTATCATCTTGCATGTGTTTCTCTATCTTTCAGGAGTGATATTGAGACCTGGATTTATATATGGAACTCGAACTATTGGAAGCGTGAAAGTACCTCTAGGCATAGTTGGTTCTCCCCTGGAGATGGTAAATAGCCTGTGCTTCATATCATCTGatgatcttttttattatattctattttttgttCAACATTGATGGAGTTGCTTTTAAACATTGAAAAAGACCCTAAATTTTTCTGCtcttgataaaataattttagtttctgCATTTAGCAGAGGAACCTATGTCATATGGATTATTGACTAACTTGATACTGAAACCTCAACAGGTTCTGCAACATACGAAACCATTGACCAAGTTGCCACTTGTTGGATCCCTGTTCACTCCTCCTGTCAATGTCACTGCTGTAGCCAAGGTTGCTGTGAGAGCTGCAACTGATCCTGTGTTTCCTCCTGGCATTATTGATGTCGATGGAATTCTTCGTTATAGTCAGCAGAAGTTGAGATAGATTTGTTTCaactctttcatttttttaaattgatagaGCTGTCAATACCAGACGATAAATAGTCTCCTGTTAAATGGAATTTCACAGAATGTCCGGCGTttggtgtttgagtttttagcAAACTGAGATGAAAGGTTTGTTTCAGTTTGTGTTCTTTAGAGCATTAAAATCCTTCAAATTCTGCATGCGGATGTGCCAACATCCACTGCATTTGGCAAACTGGCCTCCTTTGTAataatgttttgtttctttgGACGAGAACGGGCTTCAAAGAAGTTCTAAACCTATACAAAGGGCCCTTCTGAATGTTTCTGTTATCGGTTAATATTATGtgcattttatatgtttttatttataggacaattttttaatgttgaGTCATAGATACAAGGAggaatattatgtatatttaggTATTAATGATAATGTCTTATCATATATTCTGTTCGAATCCATCCCTACTCCTGATGATTGTGTTTCCTATGGATTTTCTTGTAAAAAATAACAACTAATACTCCTCACCAAATAGGCTTTCCAATGAAGTTGTACCATCAAAAGAAATATCAGAGAAATGTAGTTTTATGTCCATGGTTTTACATTCCAGATCATCTGAAGGTACACACATCAGTTGGAAAAAGTTGCTTTTTTGGAACTGATTTTGAGTGATAACAAGTAGATCTTAATTATGCCATAATTTGTTTCGGCCTTATTTACTCGAATCAATTTACTTCTACTCCCTATGCTCTTGTATGGTGACATCAGAAATCAGGACTTTGCATCAGAAGAATAAATAATTTCGCAGCTTCATCAAAATGATGTACTAGTAAGAATGCTTCATACAGCCTATGAAACCCAACAACGTCTAATTTCAAGCCTTATCTTGCGACACTTCTCTCCATTATTTCCAAGTCGTAAGTACTAACTAGTTCTTGGGAGAGACAGGAAAGAATAATATAGATCTTACTATTTACAGGGAGACACTAATGGCTGAGGAGAACATGATACTCTGCTTACAAAACTTTCCTATCATTTTTTGTACTCAAGCATAAATTTACAAGATGTATCATGGAAAATATTGTTCAAGACActcttttagtttttgaaaagtgacaGGCTTAGAAACAAACGAGTCCATACCATTTGCGTAACATTCTTCCCCACTCTCTGATAATGCATTTGCCGTCATCTGCATTTGTACCAATTTCTTCATTAGCGTATATGATAAATAGGCGAATGTACAATGATCACCACAATAGCATAATCTTTACCATATAAATCAACTTATATGGTTGGATTATCATGACAATAAGAATGCTGCACATACAGATAACTATAGCcagaagaaaattttcaaaattatctgaAGTACAAGGGCAGAACTTGTGAGGGTCATAAAGAGTCTGAATACTCACTGCAATTATAGGAATGTGCTGTCTTGAAGAACGTTGTAAGGAATCTGGAGCTTGCTCGATTCCAGCCTTCGCTGCAGCATCCCAATTTCCAGTGTTTTCAAAAGAACGAATTATTCTAGTAGCTTGAAGGCCATCCATAACTGGCATGCAAACATCCTACAAATTTTGTTTGACAAATGGTTTCAGAAGTTGCAAGATTGAGTTAATGAATAGCAACTCAACAGAAAGCAAAGGCCAGCAAagcaaaattattcaaattctaGAAATTACCATCAAAACAAGATCATAATCATGGCATTGAACTGCCCGCACAGCTTCAACTCCATTATTCACAACATCTACACTGTGGCCTAACTGTTTCATCATTGACTGGGTGACCATCACATTAATCTTATTATCTTCTACAAGAAGAATCTTTGGTCCTGGTTTTGTTTTCAGCCCTTCCGGACTGCTGGTTGATGTGCACTGTGAACTTGTGTCAGATTTATCCTGGCTTTGACATGGTTGTTGGGGTTCAAAGCTCTTTGCCACCGAAACTGTTTCCCCATCAGCCTCAGAGTGACTAGGGGACTGTGTCATAGAGCTTTGTAGCCGATTATTCTTGTCAATGTGACACTGTTTACCTCTAGaaacttcattttcattatCAGTTTCAGGGCTGTGACTAAATAAACTTTCAGGTTCTGATAATGGCTCTGCAACTTCTGCCACAGAACAGGCGTCCTCAGGTGAAGCAGTCTCTTTTGGTCTAACATTATTCAAGGGAAATGAATATGCATCCTCTGAGAATCCATTGAGTTTAGCACTACTTAAAACCATATTATttggtaataattttttaggcCTGCTCGATCCACTAGAAGAGAATAGTGAACCCAAAGTGCTTGGTTGGAATTGGAAAAAGCCGGCTGTCAAGTCATCACTTGCAGCATCATGATCAGCCATATCTGAGAGTTCATCAGGATCATCAGAACAACCGCTGATTGGTGAAACACAGTAAGGAAGTATAAAAGTAAATGTAGAACCACAGTGCACTTTGCTAGTCACAGTAAGACGACCCCCATCAGCTCAACCTATTTCAAATGCACAGAAAAGTTAGGGGAGTGACCTTGGATTGATATGAGTAAACAGAAGAAGGAAATTCCAGCCTAGAGTAGCATCATTCATCATGGCAAGAATACTTTACCAGTTGTTTGCATATTGCAAGGCCAAGTCCTGTTCCACCATACTTCCGAGCATGATCCGCACTAACTTGCATGTACTTTTTAAATAGAATTGGTAAAGCATTTTCTGTTATATGACAATGAAATCAGTTAATCTTTCTCTAAGGATGAGCTAAATTGAAAACTTGGAGCATAAACGTACCAGGTATTCCAATTCCAGTATCATATACATCACAACGAATCCAAACTGTTGTTTGCTGCTCCTCTGAATCTTCATCCACTGAGTTTCCATTCTTAACAAGGGTTCTTGGTTCATCAACCAACAAACGGTCTTGGAAAGAAACTTCACTATGTTTTCTATCATGAAGTCCTTTTTGTTCATTGCCGTTTTGAGTGGTTGGTTGGtctttctctttatttgttGAAGTTGTGATTGACTGATATGCTTTTGTCTTTTGATATGACCCTTTTGCAAAAGGCGGCTCAGGTACCATGTAAAGCTTTATTCCTACCTTCCCTTCAGGAGTAAATTTAATCGCGTTGCTGCAAGCAATAAAAGACATTGAACATGGagatacaatcaaaataacaactAATTTAAGTTTTGTGGAACAATCAGTAATGAACCCTACATAAATATATTACCTGATCAAGTTGGTGAGAATTTGTCGAATTCGTAAAACATCTCCAATGACCTGACATTGAAgcacaattttttaatataactcaTAGAACTAAAGAAAACATggaatctttttattttatattgatgaAGTCGTAAGTGTGAAAATGATTAACAGATTTCTAATGGAGACTCAACAGCTCAGTGCCAGTCTACTCGGATCCTTAGTCCAGGAGAAAAGCATGccattttaaaaagaaatctGGAACTCATGTGCATGAAGGGCCATCAAAGTTTTCATAGAGTTGTTATATTGTTGCTAAAAGCTCACCTCAATTGGAACATCATCTGCTATGTATCCTTCCAAAGTAAGGATTTTTTGTAAAGATGCAGCAGCAGTATGAAGTACATGCTTTACTACCTCTCTTGGCCGGAATTTTGCTGCTTCCAACTTCATAACACCTAAAGAAACCAAAATGAATTTCAAAGTTccaaatattgataataatattaaaaaatggaaCATAAGAAGTCCAATCATCAAAAAAGTGATTTAAGAAGACTAAAGCACTCAAATTTTAACAAGGTTACCATGCactaaaaaacataattattagataaatagaTGAATTACAAACCTGATTCAACTTTAGAAAGATCAAGGATATCATTTATAAGTTGAAGTACCAAATCTCCAGAAGATATCATGACATTCAATAAGTTTCGTTGTTCATGATCAAGGTTTGTATTGGAGAGAATCTCAGCTATACTAACAATGCCAGTCAAAGGAGATCTAATCTCATGAGACATGGTTGCTAGCATTTGTTTTGCTCGCATTGTCTCCTCTGCAAAATGTAATAAGTAGTCAACTTTGCTGCTCTAGAAGCCTAGTTATGCGATTACACAGTCCCTCATGTTTCCACAAGGTAGACAGACCTGTTATATGGATTGTTTTGTTTAGTTCTGTCTCCTTGGCCTTTTGTACAGCTATTTCCTCTCGTAGTTTTGccatcttttctctttttcttacCTGTTGATGAAATCAGGAATATAAGAGTACAATTCCCTTATAATGACAATACAAGAACTGGAATGAACATTCAGAAGAAATGCATCTACCTGATCAGTTACATCCATTCCCATATAATTGACTCCAATTGTCTCTCCTGCCTTACTAAAGACAGGTTCAACATATATCAAAAAAGTTTTTGATCCAAATAATTCTGTCTCAAACGTAATTTCCCTCTTCGCCGATAATCCTTTTTCCAAAACTTCTCTCTTGAAATCTTGAGATTCCTTGACACCAGCTCCAGTAAAAATTTCGACATCTGTTTTCCCCAAAATATCCTGTAAAATTCAATGagaaaatatgagattttgaTGTTCCAGAGTGCTAACAAATGAAAAGTGAAAAAGGATCTAGCTacgaaaggaaaaaagaaacctACATTAAAGGTGAAGTACATTCCTGGGTTTCTAAGCcaaacatgataaaatatatagCTTGATACAAAAGGAAACTTACAATGATTACATCAATTGCAATATATTACCTCCTCTTGCAAACTTGGAAAATGATTATAGATAAAACGGTAGCGTAGCTCTTTATCCTGAAAGCAAAGGTTACAAACAAAGATCAATCCCTCAACTCGAAGACCAGCTATATGACGGTAAATGGTGGACAGGATTATCTGTAGTCcatgataaaattcaaaacaatgcagaacaacaataaaatatggGATCTGAGCAGCTTCATCCCATTTTGAAGCTTGTGTTTACAAGTATTAGTTCACATTATCCCTAGATACAAGTAAAAGCAACATGACAACATGTGGAGCTGGTAATAAACTTTCACAATATGCTCCTAGATTAGCAGTAAATGACCACTCCAGCAGTAAGTCAAGCTTCATGCAACCACTTAACGAATATGTCCATACCAAAATCCCCATACAACAAGCAAATGCATATCTATTTTGCAAGAAAACTTTTCATCAGGTGTACATTATCAGTTTCATAGTTACCTGATGGCCCATAACAACAGGTGCATTTTGAAGTACAAAATGTAAGAAATTATCTGCTCTTTTCAGAATTTGAGACAATTCTTCCACCGGAGAGGATTGTTTTTCCAGATTTCTTATGCTTTCCTGCAACTTCTCCATAAGCACCTGATTCCGCTGGATGCTTGCCTCCAACATCTTTTCTAAATTCAAGGCCCGCTGCTTCCAGTACACAACTGTATCATATTCGGCATCTATTTCAACTCTGTTACTTTGAACAATAACATCACTTTTCCTCTGAGGAACATCTTTCCATATGTCGTAAGCCTCCTCCATGATTGAAACTGGGCGTTTATCACACCCATATTGATCTTCAAAGCGATGCTCCTCCAATATCTCTAATTTCTTGAGCTCAACTTCTTGCCTTTGTCTGCTCAGGTTGGCAAGCTCCTCTCTAAGAAGTCGAACTGCATTTTCCTGTTTATATTCCCACTGTTTTACAAGGTATGCCAACTGAGAAGAGCCCTTGTCAGTATAATCTGTCAGCTCCAGAAGGCGCTTAAAATCAACTATGGTTGGATCCTCAGGGATCTTAACCTCCTCCAACATATCTTGATCTCCTCCTGGCTTTTCTACATTGAATTGCTTCCCAACATCACTTCCCACATCTTCTGGCCACATTGAAGGCAGGACTTCAACCTCCATGTCTTCAAGTTGATCAGTCTCCATCTCGCAAACCATTTAAAAGCAGTCACATCCAAATTATATGTCCACAAAGTCCATAAACTTCAAAATCCCACTAAGCTATTCTTCCCAGTGTTCAACATACTTGAAAACCAAGAAAGAATTATAATACCAGATCAAGTCAGGACCTGCAACATATGGGAAATAATTCTGAAGGTACAAAACTTGAAAGCTTAGAAGATGAGCGGCACTTGAACATATGAAAGAAATCCCCACAAAAAGACCAGAGGCAAATATGCCACAATCAAAAGCTTGCAAATTTATTGGTAGGGGACAaccagaagaagaaaaattatgaaaaggaaaaacataaGCATGTAATCAGAAAAAGCTTCCTGCCTCTATCAAAACTTTTTTAGTAGAATAAGTACTTCACATCCAAATATATATGAGCAAGCAAAAAGAGAATACTCACAAAAGGTCAACAATGACCAGAAAAAAAGTAATGGAGGAAACCAATGATGAACATATTACATACAAAACATCTCTACAGTTAACCCCATTTTCCTTAATTGATTGACAACTTAGGCTTAGTTGGCCACAGTTgcaattttaacaaaaaggaaCTGTTGAATTATGACGTTCTGAAGAAAATAAAACGAATTTAAATGAGAATGAGACGAATACTAGAATGAATCCAAAACCAACCTTTGTGATGGAAACTAAGGAATGAAGAGAGAGTACAGAAGGGGAAACAAAGCTGATAAAGGCAGAGGCTTTTACTGTAGATCTGAGGAATCTGTTTCAACTGATAAGTCAATGGAGCTTCAATGGCATTGAAGAGAAATTAGCAAACTAATGAAAGAGcaaagagataaagaaaaagaaatagaaaggaGAGAGAGCATATGAtgtaaatgaaaaacaaaattgtggAGATAAGAGAAGCTCTAGAAGCCATGTGCATTTGGAGGTCAAAAATATCAGAGAGTCGgcctttttttcattttttgtaacaatta
It contains:
- the LOC123200734 gene encoding uncharacterized protein At1g32220, chloroplastic-like, which encodes MRTIVSRLIHSKQSISGLYVATTSRVVRYLSNDSNKVDEPHKVEEAETVDVPPATSEKLLVLGGNGFVGSHICREALDRGLPVASLSRSGLSSLHDSWANNVIWHQGNLLSPDSWKEVLNGATAVISCVGGFGSNSYMYKINGTANINAIRAASEKGVKRFVYISAADFSVANYLLQGYYEGKKAAETELLTKFPYGGVILRPGFIYGTRTIGSVKVPLGIVGSPLEMVLQHTKPLTKLPLVGSLFTPPVNVTAVAKVAVRAATDPVFPPGIIDVDGILRYSQQKLR
- the LOC123200735 gene encoding histidine kinase 5-like, translating into MVCEMETDQLEDMEVEVLPSMWPEDVGSDVGKQFNVEKPGGDQDMLEEVKIPEDPTIVDFKRLLELTDYTDKGSSQLAYLVKQWEYKQENAVRLLREELANLSRQRQEVELKKLEILEEHRFEDQYGCDKRPVSIMEEAYDIWKDVPQRKSDVIVQSNRVEIDAEYDTVVYWKQRALNLEKMLEASIQRNQVLMEKLQESIRNLEKQSSPVEELSQILKRADNFLHFVLQNAPVVMGHQDKELRYRFIYNHFPSLQEEDILGKTDVEIFTGAGVKESQDFKREVLEKGLSAKREITFETELFGSKTFLIYVEPVFSKAGETIGVNYMGMDVTDQVRKREKMAKLREEIAVQKAKETELNKTIHITEETMRAKQMLATMSHEIRSPLTGIVSIAEILSNTNLDHEQRNLLNVMISSGDLVLQLINDILDLSKVESGVMKLEAAKFRPREVVKHVLHTAAASLQKILTLEGYIADDVPIEVIGDVLRIRQILTNLISNAIKFTPEGKVGIKLYMVPEPPFAKGSYQKTKAYQSITTSTNKEKDQPTTQNGNEQKGLHDRKHSEVSFQDRLLVDEPRTLVKNGNSVDEDSEEQQTTVWIRCDVYDTGIGIPENALPILFKKYMQVSADHARKYGGTGLGLAICKQLVKYSSDGGRLTVTSKVHCGSTFTFILPYCVSPISGCSDDPDELSDMADHDAASDDLTAGFFQFQPSTLGSLFSSSGSSRPKKLLPNNMVLSSAKLNGFSEDAYSFPLNNVRPKETASPEDACSVAEVAEPLSEPESLFSHSPETDNENEVSRGKQCHIDKNNRLQSSMTQSPSHSEADGETVSVAKSFEPQQPCQSQDKSDTSSQCTSTSSPEGLKTKPGPKILLVEDNKINVMVTQSMMKQLGHSVDVVNNGVEAVRAVQCHDYDLVLMDVCMPVMDGLQATRIIRSFENTGNWDAAAKAGIEQAPDSLQRSSRQHIPIIAMTANALSESGEECYANGMDSFVSKPVTFQKLKECLEQYFP